One Synechococcus sp. PROS-9-1 DNA window includes the following coding sequences:
- the ndhO gene encoding NAD(P)H-quinone oxidoreductase subunit O, with product MAEPSADPTPTAKPAATLKKGVLVRVNRSAYMGSVEASASDPRPPEYIFEGPGELLLVKGDYGQVRWRRPVPDIWLKLSQLEVFS from the coding sequence ATGGCTGAACCATCCGCTGACCCCACCCCAACCGCCAAACCAGCGGCGACGCTCAAAAAGGGGGTGCTGGTTCGCGTCAACCGCTCTGCCTATATGGGGAGCGTGGAAGCGTCAGCCAGTGATCCAAGACCACCCGAATACATTTTCGAGGGACCGGGAGAACTTCTTTTAGTGAAAGGGGATTATGGCCAAGTGCGCTGGAGGCGTCCTGTTCCAGACATCTGGCTGAAGCTCTCTCAATTAGAGGTGTTCTCCTGA
- a CDS encoding TIGR01777 family oxidoreductase: MRLLLIGCTGLVGRALVPMLQTAGHDLTIVSRRSAPAGLPASCLAGLSWVQCNPADSISWEPSSPLQQALAQAQGVVNLAGEPIAEKRWTSTHLQLLEDSRLKTTRQLVKAMADLAQPPDVLINASAVGYYGTSADECFEESSPCGNDVLAGLCQRWEAVAAEKPDATRLVVLRIGIVLAADGGALGKMLPIFRIGFGGPIGTGRQWMSWIERSDLCRMILAAVENDAWSGAVNAVAPSPVTMSTFSAGLGRCLGRPSLLPVPGPLLKLLLGDGARVVLEGQRVQSARQAALDFSCHFSELPAAFDAATSSTGR, encoded by the coding sequence ATGCGCCTTTTGCTGATCGGATGCACCGGACTGGTCGGTCGTGCCTTGGTTCCCATGCTCCAAACCGCTGGGCACGATCTCACCATTGTGAGTCGCAGGTCAGCTCCGGCTGGACTTCCTGCCAGTTGCCTCGCAGGTTTGTCGTGGGTGCAGTGCAATCCAGCCGATTCGATCAGTTGGGAGCCTTCCAGCCCTCTGCAGCAGGCATTGGCGCAAGCGCAAGGCGTTGTGAACTTGGCAGGCGAACCGATTGCAGAGAAGCGTTGGACGTCAACGCATCTTCAATTGTTGGAAGACAGTCGCCTGAAGACCACACGTCAGCTTGTGAAGGCGATGGCAGATTTGGCACAGCCTCCAGACGTGTTGATTAATGCCTCCGCTGTTGGTTATTACGGAACCAGTGCAGACGAGTGCTTTGAAGAATCCAGCCCTTGTGGCAACGACGTGCTTGCTGGGCTCTGTCAACGCTGGGAAGCGGTAGCGGCGGAAAAGCCTGACGCCACTCGATTGGTGGTGTTGCGCATAGGGATCGTGCTGGCGGCCGATGGTGGCGCGCTAGGCAAAATGCTGCCGATCTTTCGGATCGGTTTCGGTGGACCGATTGGAACAGGCCGCCAGTGGATGAGTTGGATTGAGCGCAGCGATCTGTGTCGGATGATCCTTGCCGCTGTGGAGAACGATGCTTGGTCGGGAGCAGTGAATGCAGTGGCTCCTTCACCGGTCACGATGTCCACGTTCTCAGCAGGCCTCGGTCGTTGTTTGGGGCGTCCCAGCTTGCTTCCTGTCCCAGGACCGCTCTTGAAATTATTGCTTGGCGATGGAGCGCGGGTGGTGCTGGAAGGACAGCGGGTCCAGTCAGCGCGTCAAGCAGCGTTGGATTTCAGCTGTCATTTTTCTGAGCTGCCTGCTGCATTTGACGCTGCCACCAGCTCCACAGGCCGTTGA
- the cysK gene encoding cysteine synthase A, giving the protein MAIAPDITELVGHTPLVRLNRLPKRSGCLAELVAKLESFNPTASVKDRIAGSMVQAAEQAGTIAPGRTVLVEPTSGNTGIALAMVAAARGYRLILTMPDTMSTERRAMLRAYGAELQLTPGNEGMQGALDLARELVSEIPEAYLLQQFDNPANPAVHADTTAEEIWSDTGGEIDAFVAGVGTGGTITGCARVLKQRNPDLKVIAVEPAASPVLAGGAPGPHRIQGIGAGFVPTVFDRSLIDEIVGVSDQEAMEVGRCLAREEGLLSGVSSGAAVAAALRLGQRPEMAGKRIVVILASFGERYLSTPMFSASAASPARRDGQL; this is encoded by the coding sequence ATGGCAATTGCACCCGACATCACAGAACTGGTGGGTCATACGCCTCTTGTACGTCTGAACAGGCTTCCCAAGCGCAGCGGTTGTCTGGCTGAATTGGTAGCAAAGCTAGAAAGCTTCAATCCCACGGCTTCTGTCAAGGATCGGATTGCAGGTTCGATGGTTCAGGCTGCTGAACAAGCCGGCACCATCGCTCCAGGACGCACCGTGCTTGTGGAGCCCACCAGTGGAAACACAGGAATTGCTCTGGCCATGGTTGCGGCAGCTCGGGGCTACCGGTTGATCCTCACCATGCCAGACACGATGAGTACGGAGCGTCGCGCGATGCTCCGGGCCTACGGGGCAGAGTTGCAGCTCACCCCAGGGAATGAAGGAATGCAAGGGGCGTTAGATCTGGCCAGAGAGCTCGTCTCTGAGATCCCAGAGGCTTATCTCTTGCAGCAGTTTGATAATCCTGCCAATCCAGCGGTTCATGCCGACACGACGGCAGAAGAGATCTGGAGTGATACAGGAGGTGAGATTGATGCCTTTGTCGCTGGAGTTGGGACGGGTGGCACCATTACAGGCTGTGCCAGGGTTTTAAAGCAGCGCAATCCTGATCTGAAAGTGATTGCGGTAGAACCGGCAGCAAGTCCAGTCTTGGCGGGTGGAGCCCCTGGCCCCCATCGCATTCAGGGCATTGGCGCTGGTTTTGTTCCCACTGTCTTTGATCGAAGCTTGATTGATGAAATCGTTGGGGTGAGTGATCAAGAAGCGATGGAAGTGGGGCGTTGTCTGGCTCGGGAAGAAGGCTTGCTCTCCGGGGTTAGTAGTGGAGCGGCTGTGGCTGCTGCCCTCCGTCTTGGCCAAAGACCTGAGATGGCTGGGAAAAGGATCGTTGTGATTCTCGCCAGCTTCGGTGAGCGTTATCTGTCTACGCCCATGTTCAGTGCTTCTGCTGCTTCACCGGCGCGGCGGGATGGTCAGCTTTGA
- a CDS encoding cation:proton antiporter: MSHPLALYLVAFGGLLLVSVLLDDLAARIRVPGILMVLLLGLLIENNVGVVGDQQITLLNINQAQQISQASLVLVLFFGGLTTNWTAIRDVIKPAARLATVGVVITAALIGWAGFGLSAANGLGTNPATLPRVLFIGAMVASTDASAVLVLLRPLAGRLPKRLIDLIECESAFNDPMAVVLAGLALALAGGDGVAAGVLVTDVVRQFVLGILLGFIGGTLTLQLLGSRLTLNHAAMLPVVSLALLMVLTGGTLLLGGSPLLAAYVAGLVLGNGPILDRTALAEAHSSYAKMAELLLFLCMGLVVAPQDVVHASGWAFVLFLLMQGVRFLMVHALLWHTTFSRPEQIFVSCAGLRGAVPIALAIDAWSSGISWGASMPPLALAVVLYGLFIQGFALVPLAERMNLTLPAPQHHPDAAA; this comes from the coding sequence TTGTCCCACCCTCTTGCCTTGTATTTAGTGGCCTTTGGAGGGCTGCTTCTCGTTTCAGTCCTTCTTGACGATCTTGCCGCTCGGATCAGGGTCCCTGGCATCCTCATGGTGCTGCTTTTGGGTCTGCTGATTGAAAACAACGTTGGCGTTGTGGGAGATCAGCAGATCACTCTGCTCAACATCAATCAAGCGCAGCAGATCAGTCAGGCCTCCCTGGTCCTCGTCCTTTTCTTTGGTGGTCTTACCACCAACTGGACCGCAATTCGCGATGTGATTAAGCCTGCTGCGCGATTGGCCACGGTTGGAGTGGTCATCACAGCGGCCTTGATTGGATGGGCTGGATTCGGACTGAGCGCAGCCAATGGTCTCGGAACGAATCCAGCGACTCTTCCGCGGGTTCTATTCATTGGAGCCATGGTGGCCAGTACGGATGCCTCTGCCGTTTTGGTCCTGCTCCGCCCCTTAGCCGGGCGATTGCCAAAGCGATTGATCGATTTGATCGAGTGTGAGTCGGCATTCAACGACCCAATGGCTGTTGTTTTGGCTGGATTGGCGTTGGCTCTTGCCGGGGGTGATGGTGTTGCTGCCGGGGTCTTGGTCACGGATGTTGTCAGACAGTTTGTGCTCGGGATCTTGCTGGGGTTCATCGGCGGCACCCTCACCCTGCAGCTGCTCGGAAGCCGTCTAACTCTCAACCATGCCGCCATGCTCCCGGTCGTGAGCTTGGCGTTGTTGATGGTCTTAACCGGTGGAACGTTGTTGCTGGGTGGGAGCCCCTTGCTTGCGGCTTATGTGGCGGGGTTAGTGCTCGGCAATGGCCCAATCCTGGATCGAACCGCGCTTGCTGAGGCCCATTCCAGTTACGCCAAAATGGCTGAGCTTTTGCTTTTCTTGTGCATGGGGCTTGTTGTAGCCCCGCAGGATGTGGTGCATGCCTCTGGCTGGGCCTTCGTTTTATTCCTGCTAATGCAGGGGGTGAGATTCCTGATGGTGCATGCCCTGCTTTGGCACACCACATTCAGCAGGCCTGAACAAATTTTTGTGAGCTGCGCGGGATTGCGTGGAGCGGTTCCCATCGCACTGGCCATTGATGCCTGGTCGTCAGGCATTAGCTGGGGGGCGTCGATGCCCCCTCTTGCCCTTGCCGTCGTGCTTTATGGCCTTTTTATTCAGGGCTTTGCCCTGGTCCCGTTGGCTGAACGCATGAACCTCACCCTGCCCGCTCCTCAACATCATCCGGACGCTGCTGCTTAG
- a CDS encoding phospholipid carrier-dependent glycosyltransferase: MKSWQFRGLLALIWLLSTLIDRVWWANHGGIPSWDQADYLNSALDHGRALAVLPGGSWQGWGSLLDLSPKIPPLASLVNGTVMAIAGDWPRQAAWSLSLWNGLLLFVVASWAHALRQPMKGARAFALLCSVVVAMAPLLLELRTDYVLELPLTAMVALALWRLGCWWHPLDGGRWQQALWAALSIAGALLVKQSALLILIPVLLLVVASVCLGRGRRFVARRWQLVMGVGCVVAALLPWLRHNWITTLGGTNRAVIESAALEGDPGVLSLEGWLWYVRLLPDQIGWGLLVLGGSGVILWYWQRRTLNGDERLAWRWLILSLVAGWIFTHLSPNKDDRYIAPLLPMFLILLSRGVWQWGLWVKKRWPARSSWLPGLVLLLGGCNMVSNGWSVQSTRLGHGHQGPLDAIVRRAGGADPKSQPVTLIVVPSTPDLNQHNVSYYGRRQGGRLVGRQLGSSKFDVKPVLEQGQWVLLAEGDQGSVRGSAETLDRAVRTSGVFVHVETFARPQGGTYSLWRRDADSMEPVLFQERFPALAAGLSLGPPGLEAVFSSIAVEHMLDGHFLYREPLKKQALRRLANNPSDKEARWSLALLAVLANRPLEAAKQFAALEALLPDNPWPSAYRSVVTLAGWNPWGASSVAAAARQQHGDQPVLVGLDAISVVLGGGLWRLPEAVQSLPPAVRAVEKSLNSQENTSN; this comes from the coding sequence ATGAAGTCTTGGCAATTCCGGGGGTTGCTGGCTTTGATTTGGCTGCTCTCAACCTTGATCGACAGGGTGTGGTGGGCCAATCATGGCGGCATACCCTCCTGGGATCAGGCGGATTACCTCAACAGCGCCCTTGATCATGGTCGTGCCTTGGCCGTTCTCCCGGGTGGTAGCTGGCAAGGTTGGGGCTCTTTATTAGATCTTTCGCCCAAAATCCCTCCACTGGCTTCCCTGGTGAATGGGACGGTGATGGCCATCGCCGGGGATTGGCCTAGGCAAGCGGCCTGGAGCTTGAGTCTTTGGAACGGACTGTTGCTGTTTGTGGTTGCGTCCTGGGCACATGCGTTGCGTCAGCCCATGAAAGGGGCACGAGCCTTTGCCCTGCTTTGCAGCGTTGTCGTCGCGATGGCTCCGCTTCTTCTGGAGCTTCGGACCGATTACGTGCTGGAACTTCCGCTCACCGCCATGGTCGCCCTAGCGCTCTGGCGTCTTGGCTGTTGGTGGCATCCCCTTGATGGGGGACGTTGGCAGCAGGCACTCTGGGCTGCGCTGTCGATAGCAGGTGCGTTGTTGGTGAAACAAAGTGCACTGTTGATTCTCATTCCTGTGCTGCTGTTGGTTGTGGCGAGCGTTTGCCTTGGCCGTGGCCGTCGCTTCGTTGCGCGCCGTTGGCAGTTGGTGATGGGTGTGGGCTGCGTAGTTGCGGCACTCTTGCCCTGGTTAAGACACAACTGGATTACCACCTTGGGTGGCACCAACCGTGCCGTGATCGAATCGGCCGCTCTTGAGGGTGATCCCGGTGTGTTGAGTCTCGAGGGGTGGCTTTGGTACGTCCGTTTGCTTCCTGATCAGATCGGTTGGGGGTTGTTAGTGCTTGGCGGAAGTGGGGTCATCCTTTGGTATTGGCAGCGTCGCACTCTCAATGGCGATGAGCGCCTCGCGTGGCGTTGGTTGATTCTCAGCCTTGTAGCGGGATGGATTTTTACCCATCTCAGCCCCAACAAGGACGACCGCTACATCGCGCCCTTGCTGCCCATGTTCCTGATTCTGTTGTCGCGTGGCGTTTGGCAGTGGGGCCTTTGGGTGAAAAAGCGCTGGCCGGCGCGTTCCAGCTGGTTGCCGGGATTGGTCTTGCTGTTGGGTGGTTGCAACATGGTTTCGAATGGCTGGTCGGTTCAATCCACGCGTTTGGGACATGGCCATCAAGGCCCCTTGGATGCGATTGTGCGTCGGGCTGGAGGCGCAGATCCCAAATCGCAGCCTGTGACGTTGATTGTGGTGCCGAGTACCCCTGACCTCAATCAGCACAATGTGAGCTACTACGGTCGCCGACAAGGAGGACGGCTGGTCGGGAGGCAATTGGGCAGCAGCAAGTTTGATGTGAAGCCCGTGCTTGAGCAGGGGCAATGGGTGTTGCTGGCGGAAGGGGATCAGGGCTCGGTGCGGGGCAGTGCTGAAACACTGGATCGCGCCGTTCGCACGAGCGGAGTTTTTGTGCATGTTGAAACCTTCGCTAGGCCGCAGGGGGGGACTTATTCCCTGTGGCGTCGTGATGCAGACAGCATGGAACCTGTGTTGTTTCAGGAACGGTTTCCAGCCTTAGCGGCAGGCCTGTCGCTAGGGCCTCCGGGATTAGAAGCTGTGTTCAGCTCCATTGCTGTGGAACACATGCTTGATGGTCACTTCCTCTATCGCGAACCGTTGAAGAAGCAGGCTCTGAGACGTCTGGCTAACAATCCTTCAGACAAAGAAGCTCGCTGGAGCCTTGCTCTCTTAGCTGTTTTGGCCAATCGGCCATTAGAGGCGGCCAAGCAGTTTGCCGCCCTGGAAGCCTTGCTCCCAGACAATCCTTGGCCGAGTGCCTATCGAAGTGTCGTGACCCTTGCGGGCTGGAATCCTTGGGGAGCATCCTCGGTGGCTGCTGCTGCTCGGCAACAGCATGGCGATCAGCCTGTTTTGGTGGGACTGGATGCGATCTCTGTCGTGTTGGGGGGGGGGCTCTGGAGGTTGCCGGAGGCAGTGCAGTCACTACCGCCGGCCGTGCGTGCTGTGGAAAAGTCCTTAAATAGTCAGGAGAACACCTCTAATTGA
- a CDS encoding iron uptake porin, producing the protein MKLFHQLLVAPAALGLLAPMAANATELNFNGVSDYAATGEQVTSITQFSDVYPTDWAYQALGNLVERYGCVAGYPNGTFRGNRAMTRFEAAALLNACLDRVTEVTDELKMLMKEFSKELAILKGRVDGLEAKVGELEAQQFSTTTKMTVNSFWALGATTYGGDAKNPAGGDLGDATDKADGATSFSYDLRIFLDTSFTGEDLLRTRLRSANISDVYAGNGVVGLWSQEYGYQTGNNLELDRLFYQFPVADEFTFTGGPMVRQDDMLAVWPAAYPAAMTVDFFTYAGAPGAYNLALGAGAGVIWSKDDFNISASYLSTNGNGSDPDTGGIATDGAGSNGTVQLSYAPEQWGVAVAYNYGSTDNGVGLYSGNGTPLANKLQANGVTNSAALSAWWMPEETGIIPSVSAGWGINSTNSSADGNGITYDGSVLESSTSQSWYVGLQWDDAFLEGNALGFAVGQPTFVTSIDKKNSSDDFVADGNYAFELFYNFQVTDNISVTPAVHYFSRPLGGDKDSTVTDGDSFNSFGGMIKTTFVF; encoded by the coding sequence ATGAAACTTTTCCATCAACTGCTGGTGGCCCCAGCTGCCTTGGGCCTTTTGGCTCCTATGGCTGCTAACGCCACTGAGCTGAACTTCAACGGTGTATCTGACTACGCCGCCACAGGCGAGCAAGTCACCAGCATCACTCAGTTTTCAGACGTTTACCCAACCGATTGGGCTTATCAGGCTCTTGGCAACCTGGTAGAGCGCTACGGCTGTGTTGCTGGTTACCCCAACGGCACCTTCCGCGGTAACAGGGCAATGACCCGCTTTGAAGCGGCTGCTCTGTTGAACGCATGTCTCGACCGCGTCACTGAAGTGACCGACGAGCTGAAAATGCTGATGAAAGAGTTCTCTAAAGAACTCGCCATCCTCAAGGGCCGTGTTGACGGACTTGAAGCCAAAGTTGGTGAACTGGAAGCTCAGCAGTTCTCCACCACCACCAAGATGACGGTTAATTCCTTCTGGGCTCTTGGTGCTACTACTTATGGTGGTGATGCAAAGAATCCAGCTGGTGGAGACTTAGGAGATGCCACTGACAAAGCAGATGGTGCCACATCATTTTCTTATGATCTGAGAATCTTCCTTGATACCAGTTTCACTGGTGAAGACCTCCTGAGAACTCGTCTCCGTTCTGCAAACATTTCAGATGTTTATGCTGGAAATGGAGTAGTTGGACTATGGAGTCAAGAGTATGGATATCAAACTGGTAATAACCTGGAACTCGACAGGCTCTTTTATCAGTTCCCTGTAGCAGATGAGTTCACCTTCACTGGTGGCCCAATGGTTCGTCAGGATGACATGTTGGCAGTGTGGCCTGCTGCTTATCCAGCAGCTATGACTGTTGATTTCTTCACCTATGCAGGCGCTCCAGGTGCCTACAACCTTGCTTTAGGTGCTGGTGCTGGAGTCATTTGGTCTAAAGATGATTTCAATATCAGCGCAAGCTATCTCAGCACCAATGGCAACGGTTCCGATCCCGATACTGGTGGTATCGCAACTGATGGTGCTGGCTCAAACGGAACCGTTCAGCTCTCCTATGCTCCTGAGCAATGGGGTGTAGCTGTTGCCTACAACTACGGTTCCACTGACAATGGTGTTGGCCTTTATAGCGGCAACGGCACTCCTTTGGCCAACAAACTTCAGGCTAATGGGGTAACAAACTCAGCAGCTTTAAGTGCTTGGTGGATGCCTGAGGAAACTGGAATTATTCCTTCTGTCAGTGCTGGTTGGGGTATTAATTCCACCAATAGTTCAGCTGATGGTAACGGAATTACTTATGATGGATCTGTTCTTGAATCCTCAACGTCCCAGTCTTGGTACGTAGGTCTTCAATGGGATGATGCATTCCTTGAAGGTAATGCACTTGGATTTGCAGTTGGTCAGCCAACTTTCGTGACCAGCATCGATAAGAAAAACTCCAGTGATGATTTCGTTGCTGATGGGAACTATGCTTTCGAGCTGTTCTACAACTTCCAAGTCACCGACAACATTTCTGTGACGCCTGCAGTTCACTACTTCAGTCGTCCTCTTGGTGGAGACAAGGACAGCACGGTCACCGACGGCGATAGCTTCAACAGCTTCGGCGGAATGATTAAGACTACGTTCGTTTTCTGA
- a CDS encoding iron-sulfur cluster assembly accessory protein, with the protein MTTSTPSTATHTAKGGKGIQITDPAMLQLSKLCREQGDEQILRVGVRSGGCSGMSYTMDFVPASEIEEGDEVYDYSAPSGAAFRVVCDPKSLLYIYGMQLDFSTALIGGGFNFTNPNATQTCGCGSSFAV; encoded by the coding sequence ATGACCACCTCCACCCCCAGTACTGCGACCCACACAGCCAAAGGTGGAAAAGGCATTCAGATCACGGATCCAGCGATGCTTCAACTCTCGAAGCTCTGCAGAGAGCAAGGCGATGAGCAAATCCTTCGTGTTGGCGTGCGCTCCGGTGGGTGCAGCGGAATGAGCTACACCATGGATTTTGTGCCCGCCTCTGAGATCGAGGAAGGCGATGAGGTGTACGACTACTCAGCCCCCTCTGGTGCTGCGTTTCGGGTGGTCTGTGACCCCAAAAGCCTCCTTTACATCTATGGCATGCAGCTGGATTTCAGCACTGCCCTGATTGGGGGTGGGTTCAACTTCACCAACCCCAATGCCACCCAAACCTGTGGATGCGGGAGTTCCTTTGCAGTCTGA
- a CDS encoding J domain-containing protein produces the protein MSHSDQLEIKGGDPYRVLGVSRSATAAEIKAAYRQLVKRHHPDAGGDSERILDLNAAWELLGDRDRRRAFDQRVSPKAGEKEEARRRGVRNARASQAARHASGHAAAEDDALANWLKKVYTPIDRMLGQVINPFSAQLRELSADPYDDSLMEGFCQYLEQSRSKLDKVKDLFQSTPTPSSAKGFGLSLYHCLSEVEDAIGELERYTMGYVDGYLHDGREMLREARQRRKRLQEERRRLEIG, from the coding sequence TTGAGCCACTCTGACCAGCTTGAGATCAAAGGGGGTGATCCTTATCGCGTGCTCGGAGTGAGCCGCAGCGCCACTGCAGCTGAAATCAAGGCGGCGTATCGCCAACTTGTGAAGAGGCATCACCCTGATGCGGGTGGCGATTCTGAACGCATCCTTGATTTGAATGCGGCTTGGGAGTTGCTTGGCGATCGCGACCGACGGCGCGCCTTCGATCAGCGAGTGTCCCCTAAGGCTGGAGAGAAGGAAGAAGCACGCCGCCGTGGTGTCAGAAATGCTCGAGCGAGTCAGGCTGCTCGTCATGCCTCTGGACATGCTGCCGCTGAGGATGATGCCTTAGCGAATTGGTTGAAGAAGGTGTACACACCGATTGATCGCATGCTCGGACAGGTGATCAATCCCTTTTCCGCCCAGTTGCGTGAGCTTTCGGCGGATCCTTATGACGACAGTTTGATGGAAGGTTTCTGTCAATACTTGGAGCAAAGTCGCAGCAAGCTGGACAAGGTGAAAGATCTGTTCCAATCCACTCCTACGCCCTCATCTGCAAAAGGATTCGGGCTGAGTCTTTATCACTGTCTGTCTGAAGTGGAAGATGCGATTGGCGAATTGGAGCGTTACACCATGGGCTACGTAGATGGCTATCTCCACGATGGTCGTGAGATGTTGCGAGAAGCTAGGCAAAGGCGCAAGCGTCTTCAGGAGGAACGCCGCCGCTTGGAGATCGGTTGA
- a CDS encoding lipid-A-disaccharide synthase-related protein codes for MARLLLLSNGHGEDLSGALLGQALKAQGHDVEALPLVGRGNPYSEASIPLVGRTREFSTGGLGYTTFRGRLTELIQGQVIYLLRHLLRLIRIAGRYDLVVVIGDVIPVMAAWLCRRPVATYLVAYSSHYEGRLRLPWPCGSCLKSQRFQAVFSRDALTAEDLSEQLKREVVFVGNPFMDSVLSRSNCLPYAKRRLGLLPGSRRPELEDNLLLLLGVIEQIPISQHSPGGLEIDLALVGALGDDHLGNLAQFHGWSLVLGQGSVPARLEKGGRQIQVRRKGFSSVILGSDLLLCMAGTAAEQAVGMAKPVLQLPGQGPQFTAGFAEAQRRLLGPTVFCAAPPCKGEELLKATAKLAIELLERSVNDPDLRRECREQAMKRIGPQGGSSKMAGLISGLMQKS; via the coding sequence GTGGCTCGGCTCCTGCTTCTAAGCAATGGTCATGGCGAAGACCTATCGGGTGCTCTGCTTGGGCAAGCCTTAAAAGCGCAGGGGCACGACGTGGAAGCTCTTCCCTTGGTGGGTCGCGGCAATCCCTACAGCGAAGCAAGCATCCCGCTCGTCGGTCGCACGCGCGAATTCAGCACTGGTGGGCTTGGCTACACAACGTTTCGCGGGCGCCTCACGGAGCTGATCCAGGGCCAGGTGATCTATCTCCTCAGGCACCTCCTACGGCTGATTCGTATCGCCGGCCGTTATGACTTAGTGGTAGTGATCGGGGATGTGATCCCCGTGATGGCGGCATGGCTCTGCCGGCGACCAGTTGCAACGTATTTGGTGGCTTACTCCAGTCATTACGAGGGTCGACTGCGACTTCCATGGCCCTGCGGAAGCTGCCTCAAGTCGCAGAGGTTTCAAGCGGTGTTCAGTCGAGATGCCCTTACAGCAGAAGATCTCAGCGAACAGCTGAAGCGGGAGGTGGTGTTCGTTGGCAATCCTTTTATGGATTCTGTTTTAAGCCGCAGCAATTGCCTGCCCTACGCCAAAAGACGTCTTGGACTCTTGCCCGGCAGCCGTAGACCAGAACTTGAAGACAATCTGCTGCTGCTTCTGGGCGTGATCGAGCAGATCCCGATCTCGCAGCACAGCCCTGGTGGCCTTGAAATCGACCTGGCACTCGTTGGAGCACTGGGAGATGACCACTTGGGAAACCTTGCCCAGTTCCATGGCTGGTCTCTTGTGCTGGGGCAAGGCAGCGTTCCAGCACGGTTAGAGAAGGGCGGGCGTCAGATTCAAGTGAGACGGAAGGGTTTCAGCTCCGTGATTCTCGGCTCAGACCTCTTGCTGTGTATGGCCGGCACAGCTGCAGAGCAGGCCGTGGGCATGGCCAAGCCAGTGCTGCAACTCCCTGGCCAAGGCCCTCAATTCACCGCTGGCTTCGCGGAAGCCCAGCGCCGGTTGCTTGGTCCAACCGTTTTTTGTGCTGCCCCCCCTTGTAAAGGAGAAGAGCTTCTCAAGGCAACAGCCAAACTGGCGATCGAGCTGCTGGAACGAAGCGTGAATGATCCAGACCTGCGTCGTGAGTGTCGGGAGCAAGCGATGAAACGGATAGGACCCCAAGGAGGAAGCAGCAAAATGGCTGGCTTGATCAGTGGGCTGATGCAAAAGAGCTAG